One genomic segment of Macaca fascicularis isolate 582-1 chromosome 19, T2T-MFA8v1.1 includes these proteins:
- the TMEM161A gene encoding transmembrane protein 161A isoform X18, giving the protein MTQNLEPLLKKQDWDWVLPVAKLAIRVGLAVVGSVLGAFLTFPGLRLAQTHRDALTMSEDRPMLQFLLHTSFLSPLFILWLWTKPIARDFLHQPPFGERPFSLLSDSAFDSGRLWLLVVLCLLRLAVTRPHLQAYLCLAKARVEQLRREAGRIEAREIQRRVVRVYCYVTVVSLQYLTPLILTLNCTLLLKTLGGYSWGLGPAPLLSPNPSSDSAASIGFGEDEVQQTAARIAGALGGLLTPLFLRGILAYLIWWTAACQLLCSLFGLYFHQHLAGS; this is encoded by the exons ATGACCCAGAACTTGGAGCCACTTCTGAAGAAGCAGGACTGGGACTGGGT GCTCCCTGTGGCCAAGCTGGCTATCCGTGTGGGGCTGGCGGTGGTGGGCTCTGTGCTGGGTGCCTTCCTCACCTTCCCAGGCCTACGGCTGGCCCAGACCCACCGGGACGCGCTGACCATGTCGGAGGACCGGCCCATGCTGCA GTTCCTCCTGCACACCAGCTTCCTGTCTCCCCTGTTCATCCTGTGGCTCTGGACAAAGCCCATTGCACGGGACTTCCTGCACCAGCCGCCGTTTGGGGAAAGGCCCTTCTCCCT GCTGTCCGACTCTGCCTTCGACTCCGGGCGCCTTTGGCTGCTGGTAGTGCTGTGCCTGCTGCGGCTTGCGGTGACCCGGCCCCACCTGCAGGCCTAcctgtgcctggccaaggccCGCGTGGAGCAGCTGCGAAGGGAGGCTGGCCGCATCGAAGCCCGTGAAATCCAGCGGAGG GTGGTCCGGGTCTACTGCTACGTGACCGTGGTGAGCTTGCAGTACCTGACGCCGCTCATCCTCACCCTCAACTGCACACTCCTGCTCAAGACGCTGG GAGGCTATTCCTGGGGCCTGGGCCCAGCCCCTCTACTATCCCCCAACCCATCCTCAGACAGTGCTGCCTCCATCGGCTTTGGGGAGGACGAGGTCCAGCAGACTGCAGCGCGGATCGCCGGGGCCCTGGGTGGCCTGCTCACGCCCCTCTTCCTCCGCGGCATCCTGGCCTACCTCATCTGGTGGACGGCGGCCTGCCAGCTGCTCTGCAGCCTCTTCGGCCTCTACTTCCACCAGCACTTGGCAGGCTCCTAG